The Methanobrevibacter ruminantium DNA segment CCACAATAATTCTTTGTTCCTGTTTAGTTAATTTATACCATTCATTAGTAAGATGAACCAATAAGTAAGGCAAGGATTTTTTAAATTCCGAAATTATTTTTTCTTCATTCAATTCTTCATTAGGCGGCAAGAGTCTAGCAAAGCTATTGATGTAATAAGGAATTCCATTTGTGCATTTATAAAATCTTTTAAATCCATCATCCGTGAATTCAAGATAATCCGCTTTTTCAGTCAGGTAATCTTTTGTTGTTTCATATGAGAATGTTTTGATTTCATAATTGAGGATTCTACCCCCAAAAGCGCCTTTTTGACCAGCGATGTCTGATATCAGTTCATCTTTAACGCTCATGCTTCCTGAGAAAATATAACCAATATTTTTTTGTGATTGGATAACGCTTCTAATATACCATAAAAAGCCATTTACATCTTCATCAAGCTGCTTTAGGATTTGAAATTCATCCATAAATATTAAAATGCCACTAATATGCTCTTTGCAATCATCATATATCTGTTGAGGCAAATCCATCACAAAACTTGTAAATTTAGTATAATCTTCTTCTGTTTTAAGAATAGGAATTGGGATTTTGCCTACTGACTCTATTTTGTCCATTATGAAATTGCGAGTTTTAAAATACTTCAGAATTTTTGCATCAATTGT contains these protein-coding regions:
- a CDS encoding AAA family ATPase, giving the protein MASLPLGNDNDLDDSQFFNRVDEISFISDNLELAKKGSTPTILLTGIRGVGKTALMKKLKKDFQNEYLVVYMDLSAMDKFKKDKLDRFCFMRLFYESIIKACDESNIITIDAKILKYFKTRNFIMDKIESVGKIPIPILKTEEDYTKFTSFVMDLPQQIYDDCKEHISGILIFMDEFQILKQLDEDVNGFLWYIRSVIQSQKNIGYIFSGSMSVKDELISDIAGQKGAFGGRILNYEIKTFSYETTKDYLTEKADYLEFTDDGFKRFYKCTNGIPYYINSFARLLPPNEELNEEKIISEFKKSLPYLLVHLTNEWYKLTKQEQRIIVALVEEPLRRIDIANKLGVKSGAIGASLKTLQNKILIELNNEKYQIYDSIFKAWLKKEYEEKGDYPY